In the genome of Fluviispira vulneris, one region contains:
- a CDS encoding efflux RND transporter periplasmic adaptor subunit, translating to MAKRITFTLVGLLIVFGGIFGWYIMRQYFMKKYFASFVPPPQVVSVAIAKSETWQPFLYSVGNLKAVDGVEISSEVSGQVKAIYFKSGEFVKQGQALVQLDDASEQAQLKDISAQLQLAKVTDMRTKKLFTQGATSQASVDDSSSKTKQLKANYENISSAIAKKLIRAPFSGKIGIKLINVGQYISPGLSCASLQSSHILNAHFTLPQQEVSKIALRQEVIVVSDAYPNLNFKGTITAIDSKIDESTRTIEAQATIENIDNKLLPGMFVNAKIYLPPIPNTITLPQTAITYTLYGDSAFLVHLSDKKSETGQELGTVSRILVKTGEKRDNTVVILEGIKAGDMIVSSGQLKLVDGSSIVINNSVKL from the coding sequence ATGGCAAAAAGAATCACCTTTACGCTTGTCGGTCTTCTTATAGTTTTTGGAGGAATATTCGGTTGGTATATTATGCGTCAGTATTTTATGAAAAAATATTTTGCGTCGTTTGTTCCTCCCCCTCAAGTTGTTTCCGTTGCCATTGCAAAGTCAGAAACATGGCAACCATTTTTATATTCGGTTGGAAATTTAAAGGCGGTAGACGGAGTAGAAATCAGTTCTGAAGTCTCGGGGCAAGTAAAAGCAATTTATTTTAAATCTGGCGAATTTGTGAAACAAGGACAGGCGCTTGTGCAATTAGATGATGCCAGTGAACAAGCTCAATTAAAAGATATCAGTGCACAATTGCAATTAGCTAAAGTAACAGATATGCGCACAAAAAAATTATTCACACAAGGTGCGACATCACAGGCATCGGTTGATGACTCATCTTCAAAAACAAAGCAACTCAAAGCAAACTATGAAAATATAAGCTCTGCAATTGCTAAAAAGTTAATTCGCGCTCCATTTAGTGGAAAAATTGGAATAAAACTTATTAATGTTGGACAATATATTTCTCCAGGTTTATCTTGTGCCAGTTTACAATCTTCGCATATTTTAAATGCACATTTCACATTACCACAACAAGAAGTGAGTAAAATTGCTTTACGTCAGGAAGTCATCGTTGTCAGTGATGCATATCCTAATTTAAATTTTAAGGGAACGATTACCGCAATTGATTCTAAAATTGATGAATCAACCAGAACTATCGAAGCACAAGCTACAATTGAAAACATTGATAATAAATTATTACCAGGCATGTTTGTAAATGCAAAAATATATTTACCACCAATTCCAAATACGATCACTTTACCGCAAACGGCAATAACTTACACTCTCTATGGAGATTCTGCCTTTCTAGTCCATCTCAGCGATAAAAAGTCAGAAACTGGACAAGAATTAGGAACAGTCAGTCGTATCCTTGTTAAAACAGGGGAAAAAAGAGACAACACTGTGGTCATTTTAGAAGGAATTAAAGCTGGTGATATGATTGTAAGCAGTGGACAGCTTAAACTTGTTGATGGTTCATCTATTGTTATTAATAACTCTGTAAAATTATAA
- a CDS encoding 2-oxoglutarate dehydrogenase E1 component, with translation MSGNFNSIFQNNAGYVEEMFARYSSDPNSVGIEWRAYFEGFNEGFGTASALANDTPHFQELLKNVSEKTQVQANSKAAESAGSEALAFEMKVAEFVHAWKANGHLQATTNPLPIPPKKFPILALESYGLTTNDLKRATHAGALIGLGSMSLEKLMIELERRFAGTVGAEIEHVDSDEERRWLHAEFSKIYNPISKETQKSIYSELAKADSLEKTIATKYIGKKRFSIEGADAQYPAVESFIDESTKLGVKECTVAIAHRGRLNFLVNVIGKPLEKLFAEWEGYYHDGLHGDCDVKYHYGYESERKSRTGNEVTVSMPFNPSHLEYVDSVVMGDTRARQAMYHNGDTSKVASIVLHGDAAFSGQGIVFETVQMMSLKGYNVGGTVHLVANNQVGFTTDPKDSRSSTYCTDVAKVTGSPVFHINADNLDSLHNLMVLAANYRAKFKKDIYIDLVCFRRYGHNEADEPVFTQPLLYKLIKDKPAPYEEYAKYLSSAHGFLEGDLKSVYDNFRSEMNATFDKVKNSHAKIEQFTPPRDAGELKLASEKDMLKAVKTQLSLNKIKALAQKICTVPESFRVNPKLGRIIIAERKEMADGKKKVDWGMAELLAYASLLEEGYSIRLAGEDAQRGTFSHRHVTLVDSEDASLYTLLSPCASETAKVEVINTLLSEEAAMGYEYGYAVRQAKGLVLWEGQFGDFANGAQVIIDQFIAAGETKWCQTQGLVLLLPHGMEGQGAEHSSARLERFLQLCADGNMQVCYFTNAAQIYHAFRRQLHRNFRKPLILMTPKSFLRSPRASTTLEELATGHFEEILDDLRIGKSNKVERVLFCTGKISLDLFDALEKDEYKNKAETTAIIRIEQLYPFHMEKAVSILSQYKSAKCIAWVQEEPANMGAWSFIRHELENVLKKSGISSHLEYFGRRRRATPAVGIEKWHFIEQEQVIKAALEANTSTEV, from the coding sequence ATGAGTGGTAATTTTAATTCTATTTTTCAAAATAACGCTGGCTATGTTGAAGAAATGTTTGCTCGTTATAGTTCGGATCCAAACTCTGTTGGAATCGAGTGGCGAGCCTATTTTGAAGGCTTCAATGAAGGATTTGGAACTGCTTCAGCTCTCGCTAATGATACCCCTCATTTTCAAGAGCTATTAAAAAATGTCAGTGAAAAAACCCAAGTTCAAGCGAATTCTAAAGCTGCAGAATCTGCAGGATCCGAGGCACTCGCTTTTGAAATGAAAGTCGCTGAATTTGTTCATGCCTGGAAAGCAAACGGTCATTTACAGGCAACGACAAATCCACTCCCAATTCCACCTAAAAAATTTCCCATTTTAGCCCTTGAATCCTACGGTTTGACCACAAATGATTTAAAACGCGCAACACATGCGGGCGCTTTGATAGGCCTAGGTTCCATGAGCCTTGAAAAACTCATGATTGAACTGGAAAGAAGATTTGCAGGCACTGTTGGTGCAGAAATAGAACACGTTGATTCCGATGAAGAACGTAGATGGCTACATGCTGAGTTCTCAAAGATCTACAATCCAATTTCAAAAGAAACACAGAAGTCAATATACTCTGAATTAGCAAAAGCTGATTCCCTCGAAAAAACCATAGCAACCAAATACATTGGTAAAAAAAGATTTAGTATTGAAGGTGCTGACGCTCAATATCCTGCAGTCGAATCTTTTATCGATGAATCGACTAAACTAGGTGTTAAAGAATGCACTGTGGCCATCGCCCATCGTGGTCGTTTGAACTTTTTAGTCAATGTAATTGGCAAGCCGCTTGAGAAACTCTTCGCAGAATGGGAAGGATACTATCATGATGGATTACATGGTGACTGCGATGTAAAATATCACTATGGTTATGAATCCGAACGCAAATCTCGTACAGGGAATGAAGTTACTGTATCAATGCCATTTAACCCAAGTCACCTTGAATACGTCGATAGTGTGGTTATGGGAGACACAAGAGCCCGCCAAGCAATGTATCACAATGGCGATACCTCTAAAGTTGCTTCGATTGTTTTACATGGAGATGCAGCATTTTCTGGACAAGGCATTGTATTTGAAACAGTGCAAATGATGTCCTTAAAGGGTTATAATGTCGGTGGGACAGTTCACCTAGTAGCAAACAATCAAGTTGGCTTTACAACAGATCCAAAAGATTCTCGTTCTTCTACTTATTGTACAGACGTAGCTAAAGTAACGGGATCACCTGTGTTCCATATCAATGCCGACAACCTTGATTCCCTGCACAACCTTATGGTCTTAGCAGCAAACTATCGAGCTAAATTTAAAAAAGATATTTATATTGATCTTGTTTGTTTCCGTAGATATGGACACAATGAAGCAGATGAACCCGTTTTCACTCAACCACTTTTATATAAATTAATCAAAGATAAACCTGCACCATATGAAGAATATGCAAAATATTTATCCTCTGCACATGGTTTTTTAGAAGGTGATTTAAAAAGTGTGTACGACAATTTCCGCTCAGAAATGAATGCTACTTTTGATAAAGTAAAAAATAGTCACGCAAAAATTGAGCAATTCACTCCACCAAGAGATGCGGGAGAACTTAAACTTGCTTCAGAAAAAGACATGCTAAAAGCAGTAAAAACTCAACTATCCCTGAATAAAATTAAAGCTCTTGCACAAAAAATCTGCACAGTACCAGAGAGCTTCCGTGTAAATCCAAAACTCGGTCGCATTATTATTGCAGAGCGCAAAGAAATGGCTGATGGAAAAAAGAAAGTTGACTGGGGTATGGCAGAATTACTCGCATATGCAAGCCTCCTTGAAGAAGGCTATAGCATTCGTCTTGCAGGTGAAGATGCACAGAGAGGAACTTTCTCACACCGTCATGTTACTTTAGTAGATTCTGAAGATGCGAGTCTGTATACTCTTCTTTCTCCATGCGCTTCTGAAACAGCAAAAGTTGAAGTCATTAATACACTTCTCTCCGAAGAAGCAGCCATGGGTTATGAATATGGTTATGCTGTGCGCCAAGCAAAAGGACTCGTCCTATGGGAAGGACAATTTGGTGATTTTGCTAATGGAGCTCAAGTTATAATCGATCAATTTATCGCTGCAGGCGAAACAAAATGGTGTCAAACACAAGGTCTCGTTCTGTTACTTCCACATGGTATGGAAGGACAAGGAGCAGAGCATTCAAGTGCTCGTCTTGAAAGATTTTTACAACTGTGTGCCGATGGTAACATGCAAGTTTGTTACTTTACAAATGCAGCGCAAATATATCATGCATTCAGAAGACAATTGCATCGTAATTTCAGAAAACCTCTTATTTTAATGACGCCAAAAAGCTTCTTGAGAAGCCCACGCGCTTCAACGACTTTAGAAGAATTAGCTACAGGTCATTTTGAAGAAATTCTTGACGACCTACGCATTGGTAAATCAAACAAAGTTGAACGTGTATTATTCTGTACTGGAAAAATATCACTTGATCTCTTTGATGCCCTTGAAAAAGATGAATATAAAAACAAGGCTGAGACAACCGCTATTATTCGTATAGAACAACTTTATCCATTCCACATGGAAAAAGCTGTGAGCATACTCTCACAATACAAATCTGCAAAATGCATTGCTTGGGTCCAAGAAGAGCCTGCAAATATGGGTGCTTGGAGCTTTATTCGTCATGAACTTGAAAATGTTCTAAAAAAATCAGGGATATCAAGCCATCTAGAATATTTCGGCCGAAGAAGACGCGCAACACCAGCAGTTGGTATTGAAAAATGGCATTTTATTGAACAAGAACAAGTCATAAAAGCCGCTCTTGAAGCAAATACAAGCACAGAAGTGTGA
- a CDS encoding ATP-binding cassette domain-containing protein has product MKKKKVVLSVRSLCKDYRRPNGNMFTVLEGINLDIFDGEFLALVGLSGSGKSTLLRCMAGLLTPDRGTVSYATPSPENMQLGAFVFQSFALFPWMTIRENIAVSMPKLSRNEQNERIDRIIQMVGLKGFEDAFPRELSGGMRQRVSLARAMVSDPMIMFMDEPFSALDPLTSESLRAELVRIWSQPDRKIRSSVLVTHRFEEALQLADRILILSSNPGTIFRSIEINLPRPRMPNSKEYKEIEEQLEKAFGLLHLDKVTDEHDYETLVPDITPNQKTNLTQEQSSVVIKSSEKHPASENKKAKETSQTKQKRVKPLINTNLTLVEGLVSRLSTEDEETDLYDLCEEMGQSVDQVLPAVAAGETLGFITTPGIRVVLTEQGRLFATEHDTEVRSEMMRSAILKLPVVYSIYALVKNAGQEGLEADIAIEQIVMMLPFEDHDVQFQTLLKWCRYANLLIYDSDEEKLFIPD; this is encoded by the coding sequence ATGAAAAAGAAAAAAGTTGTGCTTTCTGTGCGCTCTCTCTGCAAAGATTATCGCCGACCTAACGGAAATATGTTTACTGTTCTTGAAGGCATTAATTTAGATATTTTTGATGGAGAGTTCCTTGCTTTGGTAGGACTTTCGGGTTCCGGTAAGTCAACTCTCCTACGCTGTATGGCGGGATTATTAACGCCAGACAGGGGAACAGTGAGTTATGCGACCCCCTCACCAGAAAATATGCAATTAGGGGCTTTTGTCTTCCAAAGTTTTGCCTTATTTCCATGGATGACAATTCGTGAAAATATAGCAGTTTCCATGCCCAAACTCAGTCGTAATGAACAAAATGAAAGAATTGATCGCATTATACAAATGGTTGGTTTGAAAGGTTTTGAAGATGCTTTTCCACGTGAATTGAGTGGTGGAATGCGACAAAGAGTGAGTTTAGCGCGCGCTATGGTTTCTGATCCCATGATTATGTTCATGGACGAGCCCTTTTCAGCGCTCGATCCATTGACAAGCGAATCTCTTAGAGCTGAGCTCGTACGCATTTGGTCGCAACCTGATCGCAAAATCCGTTCAAGCGTACTTGTCACACATAGATTTGAAGAGGCCTTACAGCTAGCAGATCGAATCCTTATTCTATCCTCAAATCCAGGAACTATTTTCCGTTCAATTGAAATAAATTTACCTCGCCCACGTATGCCAAATTCTAAAGAATATAAAGAAATAGAAGAACAACTTGAAAAGGCATTTGGCCTCTTGCACCTTGATAAAGTAACAGATGAGCACGATTACGAAACTCTTGTGCCTGACATAACTCCAAATCAAAAAACGAATTTGACTCAAGAACAAAGCTCTGTAGTTATAAAAAGTAGCGAAAAACATCCTGCAAGTGAAAATAAAAAAGCAAAAGAGACTAGCCAAACAAAACAGAAGAGAGTGAAGCCCCTTATCAATACAAACCTCACTCTCGTTGAAGGTCTGGTAAGCCGTTTGAGCACAGAAGATGAAGAAACCGATCTATATGATTTATGTGAAGAAATGGGACAAAGTGTCGACCAAGTGCTACCAGCTGTTGCTGCTGGCGAAACACTTGGATTTATCACAACCCCAGGGATTCGTGTTGTCTTGACTGAACAAGGAAGGCTCTTTGCTACAGAACATGACACCGAAGTGCGCAGTGAAATGATGCGCAGCGCAATTTTGAAACTTCCGGTTGTTTATTCAATTTATGCTCTCGTCAAAAATGCCGGACAAGAAGGTCTCGAAGCTGATATAGCCATTGAACAAATCGTAATGATGCTTCCATTTGAAGACCACGACGTTCAATTTCAAACACTTCTCAAATGGTGCCGCTATGCCAATTTATTAATTTACGATTCTGATGAAGAAAAATTGTTTATACCCGATTAA
- a CDS encoding ABC transporter permease subunit, translating into MTQFAKVQASRSAFLRADIIVVFIAIIIGMGFTNFLSTGSSPFIEQVKIDTSISALPNYALLSFIRSMLALFLSYIFAIIYGTLAANNKSLERFLIPLLDVLQSLPVLAFLPGFVLALISIFQSNRWGLELACLLTIFTGQVWNLAFAYYESQRTLQPEFKEVSKIYRLSVVQKFFFVDLPNGYRPLIYNGMMSMAGGWFFLTTCEAFTLGNKDFRLPGLGSYISETFTTGNYFNFCSALFVLIVIIIGTNLFLWKPLIAWVTRFRDGDDGKSTAVDESWFLNIIHQTSIPDLISTGFKRTVLFLFPKADIAESGATRKYLIDNIEKWGTVISPANWISTDKVNKIKHSSWLPWLVTFAVGGLVFSILPKLPSFGQSLASLSNKDWFTLIHAVFLTGSKVFFVIIISTIWTIPVGLWLGLNPRLERIFQPIIQNLAAFPAPVLFPFLALALSFLKLPSFISATLLMCVGSQWYILFNVIGGASRIPAELKLVTQIYKFSLWHRFSKLYFPAILPSLATGWITAAGGAWNASVVAEIVEYPGGSLRSEGIGAELVHATTSGNYQKLIAAIICIVVALVILNRTVWRTLYIFAERVKD; encoded by the coding sequence ATGACACAATTTGCCAAAGTACAAGCTTCCCGATCTGCATTTTTACGCGCAGACATAATTGTTGTTTTTATCGCTATAATTATAGGCATGGGTTTTACAAACTTTTTATCAACCGGAAGCTCACCATTCATTGAGCAAGTAAAAATAGACACATCTATTTCTGCTTTGCCAAATTATGCACTTCTTTCATTTATCCGTAGTATGCTCGCTTTATTTTTAAGCTATATTTTTGCAATTATTTACGGAACACTTGCAGCAAATAATAAATCGCTTGAGCGCTTTTTAATTCCTCTTCTCGATGTTTTACAAAGTTTGCCTGTTCTAGCATTTCTTCCAGGTTTTGTCCTTGCCCTCATCTCAATTTTTCAAAGCAATCGCTGGGGGCTCGAGTTAGCTTGTTTACTTACTATTTTCACGGGACAAGTTTGGAATCTTGCCTTTGCTTATTATGAGTCACAAAGAACACTTCAACCTGAATTTAAAGAAGTCTCGAAAATTTATCGTCTCTCTGTTGTACAAAAATTCTTTTTTGTTGATCTCCCGAACGGATATCGCCCTTTAATTTATAATGGAATGATGTCTATGGCGGGGGGGTGGTTCTTTTTAACAACCTGTGAAGCATTTACATTAGGCAACAAAGATTTTCGTCTTCCGGGTCTTGGCAGTTATATCTCAGAAACTTTTACAACTGGAAATTATTTTAATTTTTGCTCAGCACTTTTTGTTCTTATTGTTATAATTATTGGTACAAATTTATTTCTTTGGAAACCTTTAATTGCATGGGTAACACGATTTCGTGATGGTGATGATGGGAAAAGCACTGCTGTAGATGAAAGTTGGTTTTTAAATATTATTCATCAAACAAGTATTCCAGATCTTATTTCCACTGGATTTAAACGCACAGTTTTATTTCTATTTCCAAAAGCAGATATTGCTGAGAGTGGCGCCACCCGTAAATATTTAATAGATAATATCGAAAAATGGGGCACCGTAATCAGTCCGGCAAATTGGATAAGCACTGATAAAGTAAATAAAATAAAACATTCATCTTGGCTCCCTTGGCTTGTTACCTTTGCTGTAGGAGGGCTTGTTTTTTCAATTCTTCCTAAACTTCCTTCTTTTGGTCAATCGCTTGCTTCTCTTTCAAATAAAGATTGGTTTACGTTAATTCATGCTGTTTTTTTAACAGGCTCAAAGGTATTTTTTGTAATTATTATTAGCACAATTTGGACAATACCCGTTGGTTTATGGCTTGGCTTAAATCCACGCCTTGAACGGATTTTCCAACCCATCATCCAAAACTTAGCAGCATTTCCTGCTCCTGTTCTCTTTCCATTTTTAGCTCTTGCGTTGAGTTTCTTAAAATTACCTAGTTTTATCAGCGCAACTCTTCTGATGTGTGTTGGTAGCCAATGGTATATTTTATTTAACGTCATTGGTGGTGCATCGAGAATACCTGCAGAATTAAAACTTGTAACTCAAATATATAAATTTTCTCTCTGGCACCGCTTTAGCAAGCTCTATTTTCCAGCTATCTTACCTTCACTGGCGACAGGATGGATCACGGCAGCAGGAGGGGCTTGGAACGCAAGCGTTGTTGCTGAAATAGTTGAATACCCAGGCGGTTCGTTGCGTTCAGAAGGAATTGGTGCTGAACTCGTTCACGCAACAACTTCAGGAAATTATCAAAAACTTATTGCAGCAATTATCTGTATAGTCGTTGCTCTTGTTATATTAAATCGCACAGTTTGGAGAACATTATATATATTTGCCGAACGAGTTAAGGATTAA
- a CDS encoding succinylglutamate desuccinylase/aspartoacylase domain-containing protein codes for MLQSQLNLFDSYTKRFPGPIADSVSFNFGRYNHHIVFGCLIHGDEVGSLPAINRIIQELSTQKIKYGGIVTFILGNKQAALQEKRFLESDLNRSFSEKNSEQNNTFEKKRALEIMKVLNNSDVFIDFHQTNLRCKKPFYIFEMHLKSYLWARSIGLTEYFVTRKKGEAYNPAGMCSDEYVRKLEKVGITFELGVKGFYKSAELSCLKAIHKSLYRMDQIYLFGKEIKNIARRNSDFTFLERRYSEPFSSPKKILMDGFFNLQKIKKDQILGYDELKKPLRSPYNGFIIFPQYPIRNSEGISIEKNDPYLYSIACKIEDPKLFIS; via the coding sequence ATGTTGCAAAGTCAACTTAATCTATTCGATTCTTATACAAAACGGTTTCCTGGCCCTATTGCGGACAGTGTGTCGTTCAATTTTGGCCGCTATAATCACCACATCGTGTTTGGTTGTCTTATCCATGGTGATGAAGTTGGCTCATTACCAGCAATCAATCGGATAATTCAAGAATTATCAACACAAAAAATAAAATATGGAGGTATTGTTACTTTCATTTTAGGTAACAAGCAAGCGGCACTTCAAGAAAAAAGATTTCTTGAGTCAGATCTCAATCGATCCTTTTCAGAAAAAAATTCTGAACAGAATAATACTTTTGAAAAAAAACGTGCATTGGAAATCATGAAGGTTCTTAATAATTCAGATGTCTTTATTGATTTTCATCAGACCAATCTCCGATGCAAAAAACCCTTTTATATTTTTGAAATGCATTTAAAAAGTTACTTATGGGCACGTTCGATTGGCTTGACTGAATATTTTGTAACGCGGAAAAAAGGCGAAGCATATAACCCAGCAGGGATGTGTTCCGATGAATATGTCCGAAAACTTGAGAAAGTCGGAATCACATTTGAACTTGGAGTCAAAGGTTTTTATAAAAGTGCAGAATTAAGTTGTTTAAAAGCAATTCATAAAAGTTTATATCGTATGGATCAAATCTATTTATTCGGTAAGGAGATTAAAAATATTGCCAGAAGAAATTCTGACTTTACATTTTTAGAACGCAGATATTCTGAACCTTTTTCATCACCCAAAAAAATATTAATGGATGGTTTTTTTAATTTGCAAAAAATAAAAAAAGATCAAATTCTAGGTTATGATGAATTGAAAAAACCATTGCGCAGCCCTTACAACGGTTTCATTATATTTCCGCAATATCCGATCAGAAATAGCGAAGGAATTTCGATTGAAAAAAATGATCCCTATCTCTATTCAATAGCTTGTAAAATTGAGGACCCCAAACTTTTTATTTCTTAA
- a CDS encoding lysophospholipid acyltransferase family protein: MLGFLIKILRYSLIVILFTLINIFCLIFFIFRYKNPNNNYLYSRILSHVFIRLLGVKIEYRGKNNLKVMNSSVLIANHQSYFDSVVFGGIFPNQTVVMGKKSLIWLPIFGWIFLLGGNLFINRKNHAKAMDTMKVVDTAIQQGRSLWMFPEGTRSHGRGLNGFKKGAFYAAIQNRVNIQPIVSSTFRNAIDISKWNSGKVLVEVLDPIPTKDVNVEDIENIVNNAHTLMKNKIASLDKEIHGVH; encoded by the coding sequence ATGCTTGGTTTCTTAATTAAAATTCTTCGTTATTCATTGATCGTTATTCTCTTTACATTAATCAATATATTTTGTCTCATTTTTTTTATTTTCAGATATAAAAATCCGAACAATAATTATCTATATTCAAGAATACTTTCGCATGTATTTATTAGACTTCTCGGGGTAAAAATTGAGTATAGAGGAAAAAATAATCTCAAAGTTATGAATTCCTCGGTCTTGATTGCGAATCACCAATCCTATTTTGATTCAGTGGTATTTGGTGGGATTTTCCCCAACCAAACGGTTGTTATGGGTAAAAAATCTCTTATTTGGCTACCAATTTTTGGGTGGATTTTTCTTTTAGGTGGAAACCTTTTTATCAATCGAAAAAATCATGCGAAAGCTATGGATACGATGAAGGTCGTTGACACAGCTATTCAGCAGGGGCGTTCACTTTGGATGTTTCCAGAAGGAACTCGCAGTCATGGACGTGGTCTCAACGGCTTCAAAAAAGGTGCTTTTTATGCAGCTATTCAAAACAGAGTAAATATTCAACCCATTGTTTCTAGTACATTTAGAAATGCTATTGACATTTCAAAATGGAACTCAGGTAAAGTCCTCGTTGAAGTTCTTGATCCGATCCCAACAAAGGATGTCAATGTTGAAGATATTGAAAATATTGTTAATAATGCTCATACTCTCATGAAGAATAAAATAGCGTCTTTGGATAAGGAAATTCATGGAGTCCATTAA
- a CDS encoding substrate-binding periplasmic protein — translation MLKKKFFLIFLVFFSIQFKQLAFSLKKETIKIAFYDSFAPFSFKENGQTKGIFIDISQLILHDMMGFQVQVDSFPWGRAQDLVKKSEFDSHITAKTTEREKFLLFQNTEIISSNVALVFSKDNKKIKEILKISKKDELNNFKMVGYIGDGWAKEQFHDDKDVKFYRTANLVDVLKMVDDNSADIYVSSNEKADKYLAKRHAFKNLKFRSIDFLQPASIHFYFCLRKNFPESEKIINEFEKNYLKAKKSGKISSIIQKYY, via the coding sequence ATGCTTAAAAAGAAATTTTTTCTCATTTTTTTAGTGTTTTTTTCGATTCAATTTAAACAATTAGCTTTCTCTCTTAAAAAAGAAACAATTAAAATCGCATTTTATGACAGCTTTGCTCCCTTTTCTTTTAAAGAAAATGGCCAAACAAAAGGTATTTTTATCGACATTTCTCAGTTGATTTTACACGATATGATGGGATTTCAGGTGCAAGTGGATTCATTTCCTTGGGGGCGTGCGCAAGACTTGGTTAAAAAATCTGAATTTGACTCACATATAACTGCCAAAACGACTGAAAGAGAGAAATTTCTACTTTTTCAGAATACTGAAATTATAAGTTCAAATGTAGCTTTGGTTTTTTCTAAAGATAATAAAAAGATTAAAGAAATTCTTAAAATCTCAAAAAAAGATGAATTAAATAATTTTAAAATGGTTGGATATATCGGAGATGGTTGGGCTAAAGAACAATTTCATGATGATAAAGATGTAAAGTTTTATAGAACGGCAAATTTAGTCGATGTACTAAAAATGGTCGACGATAATTCTGCGGATATATATGTCTCTAGCAATGAAAAAGCTGATAAATACTTAGCAAAAAGGCATGCGTTCAAAAATTTAAAATTTAGATCGATAGATTTTTTACAACCTGCGAGCATTCATTTTTATTTTTGCTTAAGAAAAAATTTTCCTGAATCAGAAAAAATAATAAATGAATTTGAAAAAAATTATTTGAAGGCAAAAAAATCTGGAAAAATATCGAGTATTATTCAAAAGTATTATTAA
- the rpmB gene encoding 50S ribosomal protein L28, whose protein sequence is MPPLRISATAFKLATTSWGFILPLSQLLNSFFEEKTLGGFAMSRVCELSGKSGLVGNRVSHAKNRTKVRLLPNLQEKKFYAQGLGKFVKFRLSTSALRTVNKIGIEAYCAKEGIRLG, encoded by the coding sequence TTGCCTCCTCTTAGAATATCTGCTACAGCCTTTAAGCTTGCGACGACTTCTTGGGGTTTTATACTTCCATTAAGCCAGTTGTTAAACTCATTTTTTGAAGAAAAAACTCTTGGAGGTTTTGCTATGTCACGTGTATGTGAGCTTTCTGGTAAAAGCGGTCTTGTCGGCAACCGCGTTTCACACGCTAAAAATAGAACTAAAGTTCGTCTACTCCCAAATTTACAAGAAAAGAAATTTTATGCTCAAGGTCTTGGCAAATTTGTGAAATTTCGCCTTAGCACAAGCGCTTTACGTACTGTAAATAAAATTGGTATTGAAGCTTATTGCGCTAAAGAAGGCATTAGACTTGGTTAA